Proteins found in one Bacillus sp. BGMRC 2118 genomic segment:
- the recJ gene encoding single-stranded-DNA-specific exonuclease RecJ, which translates to MLSSKTRWMRKEVNEQAAEQLMNGLSVPRLIANLLITRGINTVEDAQTFLEIESQPFHSPFLLDGMQEAVNRIKFAIQNNERILVFGDYDADGVSSTTVMIRSLRMLGANADFYIPNRFSEGYGPNSGAFQWAYDEGYTLIITVDTGISALNEADFAKQIGIDLIITDHHEPGPTLPDAFSIIHPKKPGGEYPFHELAGVGVALKVAQALLEEVPSDFFAFAAIGTIADLVPLQDENRLIARKGIKALQQTKNPGILALLKACNVNQSEVSEETIGFSIGPRINAVGRLGDADPAVDLFLTSDPEEAASIAEEMNAINKERQAIVNEITQEAIAMIEEQYPLSTNSVLIIAKEGWNAGVVGIVASRLVEKYYRPTIVLSIDREKNIAKGSARSIEGFDLFENLSKCRDILPHFGGHTMAAGMTLSLEHVDELRKRLNLLANEKLTEEDFIPVTHVDIECRIEDVTIDTIKQLSLLSPYGVGNPKPKVAIHDSAIAQMKRIGSDQSHLKLLMEDSGTTLDGIAFGFGHVTDHISPLAKLSVLGELSINEWNNHLKPQIMVNDIWVKEWQLFDLRGNKSNSKHIASLKEHDKIVIFHPESIQSLQLQSYSDKIFVYDEHSLEGLNSTIDSIFFADLPSSTGSVSQIIEKVKPKRVYCLFHPKETYFFTTIPTREHFKWFFAFLTKNKELNLTIHGEKLAKSRGWSKETIEFMSKVFFELEFVTINNGIITLSNQPKKRDLTESKTYSQKQDQIEIENELLYSSYSQLKNWFDHVYPVLTGTNIPS; encoded by the coding sequence ACAAGCTGCAGAACAATTAATGAATGGCCTGTCAGTGCCTAGATTAATTGCCAATTTATTAATTACTAGAGGCATCAATACGGTAGAGGATGCACAGACATTTTTAGAAATTGAAAGTCAGCCGTTTCATTCACCATTTTTATTAGATGGAATGCAAGAGGCTGTAAATAGAATTAAATTTGCTATACAAAATAATGAGAGAATATTAGTATTTGGTGATTATGACGCGGACGGTGTTAGTAGTACGACGGTCATGATTCGTTCATTACGAATGCTTGGGGCGAATGCGGACTTTTACATACCGAATCGCTTCTCTGAAGGATATGGACCGAATAGTGGGGCTTTTCAGTGGGCATACGATGAAGGCTATACATTAATTATTACGGTTGATACAGGTATATCGGCTTTAAATGAAGCTGATTTTGCTAAACAAATAGGAATTGATTTAATTATTACTGATCATCATGAGCCGGGACCAACACTTCCAGATGCCTTTTCTATTATCCATCCTAAAAAGCCTGGAGGAGAATATCCTTTTCATGAACTAGCGGGAGTCGGTGTTGCACTAAAGGTAGCACAAGCTTTGTTAGAAGAAGTTCCTTCTGACTTTTTTGCGTTTGCCGCCATTGGTACAATCGCAGATTTAGTACCGCTACAGGATGAAAACCGCCTAATTGCCAGAAAAGGAATTAAAGCACTACAACAAACAAAAAATCCAGGTATTCTTGCATTACTTAAGGCTTGTAATGTAAATCAGTCTGAAGTGTCAGAAGAGACGATCGGCTTCAGCATTGGACCTCGTATTAATGCAGTTGGCAGATTAGGGGATGCAGATCCTGCTGTAGATCTTTTCTTAACAAGTGATCCAGAGGAAGCGGCATCCATTGCTGAGGAAATGAATGCTATAAACAAAGAACGTCAAGCAATCGTAAATGAGATCACTCAGGAAGCGATTGCAATGATAGAAGAACAATACCCTCTCTCTACTAATTCAGTACTAATCATTGCAAAAGAAGGATGGAATGCAGGAGTAGTGGGGATTGTTGCATCTAGACTTGTAGAGAAGTATTATCGTCCAACGATTGTGTTAAGTATTGATCGTGAAAAAAATATAGCAAAAGGTTCAGCTCGAAGTATTGAAGGGTTTGATTTATTCGAGAACCTTTCCAAATGCCGAGACATTCTTCCTCACTTTGGTGGACATACGATGGCTGCTGGAATGACCTTATCGTTAGAACACGTGGACGAGCTTCGAAAGAGGTTAAATCTTCTTGCAAACGAGAAGCTAACCGAAGAAGACTTTATCCCCGTCACTCATGTTGATATTGAATGTAGGATTGAAGATGTCACAATCGATACAATTAAACAGTTGTCTTTACTATCACCTTATGGTGTAGGAAATCCTAAACCTAAAGTAGCGATTCATGATAGTGCTATAGCTCAAATGAAAAGAATTGGATCAGATCAAAGTCATCTAAAACTATTGATGGAAGATTCCGGTACAACATTAGATGGGATTGCTTTTGGATTTGGACATGTCACTGATCATATCTCACCATTAGCAAAACTATCTGTATTAGGTGAGTTATCCATTAATGAGTGGAATAACCACTTAAAACCACAAATTATGGTGAATGATATATGGGTGAAAGAGTGGCAACTGTTTGACTTGAGAGGAAATAAAAGTAACAGTAAGCATATAGCGTCACTAAAGGAGCATGATAAAATTGTCATTTTCCATCCAGAATCAATACAGTCTCTGCAATTGCAATCATACTCAGATAAAATTTTTGTGTATGATGAGCACTCACTTGAGGGGCTGAATTCAACCATTGACTCAATTTTCTTTGCAGATTTACCATCCAGCACTGGGTCCGTCAGTCAGATTATAGAGAAGGTAAAACCAAAGAGAGTGTACTGTTTGTTTCATCCAAAAGAGACCTATTTCTTTACAACAATACCAACACGTGAACATTTTAAATGGTTTTTTGCGTTCTTAACAAAAAATAAAGAACTGAACCTTACAATTCATGGAGAAAAGCTGGCAAAAAGCCGTGGATGGTCAAAAGAAACAATAGAATTCATGTCAAAGGTGTTTTTTGAGTTAGAATTTGTTACAATAAACAATGGTATTATCACACTGAGTAATCAACCGAAAAAACGTGACTTAACAGAATCGAAAACATATTCGCAAAAACAAGATCAAATTGAGATAGAGAACGAACTTCTATATTCTTCCTATTCACAATTAAAGAACTGGTTTGATCATGTTTATCCCGTTCTAACAGGCACTAACATCCCGTCTTAA
- a CDS encoding adenine phosphoribosyltransferase — MDFKQFITIVPDWPKEGIQFKDITTLMDNGEAYKAATDEIVKFAKEKKIDLVVGPEARGFIIGCPVAYALEVGFAPVRKEGKLPREVVKVEYGLEYGKDVLTMHKDAIKPGQRVLITDDLLATGGTIDATIKLVEQLGGVVAGIAFLIELSYLEGRSKLDGYDVLTLMQY, encoded by the coding sequence ATGGATTTCAAACAATTTATAACAATCGTACCTGATTGGCCAAAAGAAGGAATTCAATTCAAAGACATTACAACATTAATGGACAATGGTGAGGCTTACAAAGCAGCTACTGATGAGATTGTAAAATTTGCAAAAGAAAAGAAAATTGACTTAGTAGTTGGACCAGAAGCGAGAGGCTTCATCATCGGATGCCCAGTTGCATATGCGCTTGAAGTAGGATTTGCACCTGTTAGGAAAGAAGGAAAACTTCCACGTGAAGTCGTAAAGGTTGAATATGGTCTTGAATACGGTAAAGACGTACTGACTATGCATAAGGATGCAATTAAGCCAGGTCAACGTGTATTAATCACAGACGATCTTTTAGCTACGGGTGGAACAATTGACGCAACCATTAAGCTAGTTGAGCAACTTGGTGGAGTTGTAGCGGGGATTGCATTCTTAATAGAATTATCCTACTTAGAAGGTCGTTCAAAGCTAGATGGATACGATGTTTTAACTTTAATGCAATATTAA
- a CDS encoding bifunctional (p)ppGpp synthetase/guanosine-3',5'-bis(diphosphate) 3'-pyrophosphohydrolase → MANDQVLTANQVIEKASKYLNDKDIKLVQKAYEFANIAHQEQYRKSGEPYIIHPIQVAGILVDLEMDPVTISAGFLHDVVEDTNVTLQDLEEEFDKEVAMLVDGVTKLGKIKYKSQEEQQAENHRKMFVAMAQDIRVILIKLADRLHNMRTLKHLPQEKQRRISNETLEIFAPLAHRLGISKIKWELEDTALRYLNPQQYYRIVNLMKKKRAEREQYLEEVMNEVRDRLKEVSIHAEISGRPKHIYSIYRKMAMQNKQFNEIYDLLAVRIVVNSIKDCYAILGIIHTCWKPMPGRFKDYIAMPKANMYQSLHTTVIGPQGDPLEVQIRTSEMHQIAEYGIAAHWAYKENKQMSEQESFEKKLTWFREILEWQNDTSNAEEFMESLKIDLFSDMVFVFTPKGDVFELPSGSVPIDFSYRIHSEIGNKTIGAKVNGKMVTLDYKLKTGDIVEILTSKHSYGPSQDWLKLAQTSQAKNKIRQFFKKQRRDENVVKGKELVEKEIKAMSLDVEMKEILSTENIKRVADKFNFSNDEDMYAAVGYNGITAAQIATRLTDKWRRKRDLEQETTIVEAVQDLKKFSVSKKKDSGVRVEGIDNLLIRLSKCCNPVPGDEIVGFVTKGRGVSIHRGDCTNIHSEETKDRLLSVEWEGSAREGKEYNVEIEISGFDRRGLLNEVLQAVNETKTNITAVSGKSDRNKMATISMAISIHNVNHLQKVVDRIKQIPDIYAVRRMMH, encoded by the coding sequence ATGGCAAATGATCAAGTACTAACAGCCAATCAAGTTATTGAAAAGGCTTCTAAATACTTAAATGATAAAGATATTAAGCTCGTACAAAAAGCATACGAGTTTGCAAATATTGCACACCAGGAGCAATATAGAAAATCAGGTGAACCGTACATTATTCATCCGATACAAGTAGCTGGAATTCTAGTCGACTTAGAGATGGACCCTGTTACCATTTCGGCTGGGTTTCTTCATGATGTAGTGGAGGATACGAACGTTACATTGCAAGACCTCGAAGAAGAATTTGATAAAGAGGTCGCAATGCTTGTTGATGGTGTGACGAAACTGGGGAAAATTAAGTATAAATCCCAAGAAGAACAACAGGCAGAAAATCATCGTAAGATGTTTGTTGCAATGGCACAAGATATTCGTGTAATTTTAATTAAACTTGCAGACCGTCTGCATAACATGCGAACACTTAAGCACTTACCACAAGAAAAGCAGCGTCGTATTTCGAATGAAACGCTAGAAATCTTTGCACCTTTAGCACACCGTCTAGGGATTTCAAAGATTAAGTGGGAACTTGAAGATACTGCATTACGATACTTAAATCCACAACAATATTATCGTATTGTAAACTTAATGAAGAAAAAACGTGCTGAACGTGAGCAATATTTAGAAGAAGTGATGAATGAGGTAAGAGATCGTTTAAAAGAAGTATCCATTCATGCTGAAATCTCTGGAAGACCTAAACATATCTATAGCATTTACAGAAAAATGGCGATGCAAAATAAGCAATTCAATGAGATTTATGATTTACTGGCCGTTCGTATTGTTGTGAATAGCATAAAGGATTGCTATGCGATTTTAGGAATTATTCATACATGCTGGAAGCCGATGCCAGGTCGTTTTAAGGACTATATCGCAATGCCAAAGGCAAATATGTACCAATCTCTTCATACGACAGTTATTGGTCCTCAAGGAGATCCATTAGAAGTTCAAATTCGTACGAGTGAAATGCATCAAATTGCTGAATACGGGATTGCGGCTCACTGGGCTTATAAAGAAAACAAGCAAATGAGCGAGCAAGAGTCCTTTGAGAAGAAGCTAACATGGTTCAGGGAAATTCTTGAATGGCAAAATGACACGAGTAATGCAGAAGAGTTTATGGAGTCGTTAAAGATTGACCTATTCTCTGATATGGTGTTCGTCTTTACACCAAAGGGAGATGTATTTGAATTACCATCTGGGTCTGTACCAATTGACTTCTCTTACCGAATTCACTCAGAAATTGGAAATAAGACAATTGGAGCAAAGGTTAACGGGAAAATGGTTACCCTTGATTACAAGCTGAAAACAGGCGATATTGTTGAGATTTTAACATCTAAACATTCCTATGGCCCGAGTCAAGACTGGTTAAAGCTTGCCCAAACGTCTCAAGCGAAAAATAAAATTAGACAGTTCTTTAAAAAGCAACGTCGAGATGAAAATGTCGTAAAAGGCAAAGAACTTGTTGAAAAAGAAATTAAGGCCATGTCATTGGATGTTGAGATGAAAGAAATACTATCAACTGAAAATATTAAAAGAGTAGCCGATAAGTTTAACTTCTCGAACGATGAAGACATGTATGCTGCAGTTGGGTATAACGGAATTACAGCTGCTCAAATAGCCACTAGGTTAACAGATAAATGGCGCAGAAAACGTGATCTTGAACAAGAAACGACAATTGTTGAAGCAGTACAAGATTTAAAGAAATTCTCTGTATCCAAGAAAAAGGATAGTGGTGTTCGTGTAGAGGGAATTGATAATCTACTCATCCGATTATCCAAATGCTGTAATCCTGTTCCAGGTGATGAAATTGTAGGGTTTGTTACAAAGGGACGTGGTGTTTCCATACACAGAGGAGACTGTACGAATATCCATTCAGAGGAAACGAAGGATCGCCTTTTATCTGTAGAGTGGGAAGGCAGTGCAAGAGAAGGAAAAGAATATAATGTAGAGATTGAGATATCTGGATTTGACCGTAGAGGCTTGTTAAATGAGGTCTTGCAAGCAGTAAATGAAACAAAAACAAACATTACAGCTGTTTCAGGAAAGTCTGACCGAAACAAAATGGCTACAATTTCAATGGCCATCTCTATTCACAATGTCAACCATCTTCAAAAGGTTGTCGACCGGATAAAACAAATTCCAGATATTTATGCAGTTCGCAGAATGATGCATTAA
- a CDS encoding D-tyrosyl-tRNA(Tyr) deacylase, producing the protein MKVVVQRAKEASVIVEENVVGQIDRGLMLLVGVTHTDTLEDVRYLAEKIVNLRIFEDEEGKMNHSLLDIQGEILSVSQFTLYGDCRKGRRPNFMDAAKPEHAKTLYDLFNEELRKLGFHVETGIFGAMMDVKFVNEGPVTLLLESK; encoded by the coding sequence ATGAAAGTAGTCGTGCAAAGAGCAAAAGAAGCCTCTGTCATTGTAGAAGAAAATGTCGTGGGACAAATTGATAGAGGGCTAATGTTATTAGTTGGTGTAACACATACTGATACGCTAGAAGATGTGAGATACCTTGCTGAGAAAATCGTAAACTTAAGGATTTTTGAAGATGAGGAAGGAAAAATGAATCATTCCTTACTCGATATTCAAGGTGAGATCCTTTCGGTTTCACAATTTACATTATACGGCGACTGCCGAAAAGGAAGACGTCCGAATTTTATGGATGCAGCAAAGCCAGAGCATGCGAAAACGCTATATGATTTATTCAACGAGGAGCTTCGTAAGCTGGGCTTTCACGTCGAGACAGGGATTTTTGGGGCGATGATGGATGTAAAGTTTGTGAATGAAGGACCAGTTACCTTACTGCTCGAAAGCAAATAA
- a CDS encoding SH3 domain-containing protein → MKKAMTLILALLLVLSIYSPTPIHSEATKVVITADSLKVRSGPGLSYPVVYGVKQNESYEVISKEGDWIKIKLSRSATGWIASWFAKEQSTSASPSTPKTEVKTEQKMVSNADGLRIRKGPGTSFQVVGSVNKGDVLEYKEKSESWVRISYQQFEGWVHSDYLNGIPTEEKKQTPNTTVLKKGKVKATSLKVREKGSLTSAVIGSLNNGDSVSIYGEQGSWYEIALNASTRGWVHRDYITISKSEEQPKNEDKPQTTTTAVVTATILNVRDQNTLDGKVIDKVKKGDKLTVLYEQNNWSQVKLPNGKEGWVAGWYLEKTTSSTTPEQPTDSNESIVTILYDTTNIRKGPSTSDSIVARANQGDTFTIIEKVKDWYKIALGNGKEGYVAGWIVTTTGSIGKVEKPGMNQYLEGKTIVIDPGHGGADSGAIGVKGNFEKTLTLRTAKLLDEKLRAAGAKTVVTRSQDVYVSLSNRVSLSNYYQADAFLSLHYDSTVYPSANGITTYYYDKSKDYKLAETLQSEMIKQTSFTNRGVKYGNLQVLRQNKRPSALLELGFLSNISEEAHVMTATYQDRVTTAIFNGLAQQFK, encoded by the coding sequence TTGAAAAAGGCAATGACATTAATTTTAGCTTTACTGTTAGTATTATCTATTTATTCACCAACACCTATTCATTCAGAAGCAACAAAAGTAGTCATCACAGCTGACAGTCTGAAGGTTCGTTCAGGTCCAGGATTATCTTATCCTGTCGTATATGGTGTAAAACAAAATGAAAGCTATGAAGTCATTTCGAAAGAGGGAGACTGGATAAAAATTAAGCTTTCGAGAAGTGCAACTGGTTGGATAGCAAGCTGGTTTGCAAAAGAACAATCTACTTCTGCTTCTCCATCTACACCCAAAACAGAAGTGAAAACGGAACAAAAAATGGTATCTAACGCCGATGGATTACGTATCAGAAAAGGTCCTGGAACTAGTTTTCAAGTAGTTGGTTCAGTAAACAAAGGTGATGTTCTAGAGTACAAAGAAAAAAGTGAAAGCTGGGTTAGGATATCGTACCAACAATTTGAAGGCTGGGTGCACAGTGATTACTTGAATGGAATTCCAACTGAAGAAAAGAAACAAACACCAAACACAACCGTATTAAAAAAAGGAAAAGTGAAAGCAACTTCCTTAAAAGTTAGGGAGAAAGGGTCATTAACGAGTGCTGTTATCGGCAGTTTAAATAACGGGGATTCAGTAAGCATTTATGGTGAACAAGGAAGCTGGTATGAAATTGCCTTGAATGCTTCAACAAGAGGCTGGGTGCACAGAGATTATATTACAATTAGCAAATCTGAGGAACAGCCTAAAAATGAAGATAAACCACAAACTACAACAACTGCTGTTGTAACCGCAACAATTTTAAATGTACGTGATCAAAACACGTTGGACGGCAAGGTCATTGACAAGGTAAAAAAAGGTGACAAACTCACCGTTTTATATGAACAAAACAATTGGAGTCAAGTAAAGCTTCCAAACGGGAAAGAAGGCTGGGTGGCAGGCTGGTATCTAGAGAAGACCACTTCCAGTACAACACCTGAACAGCCTACAGACTCAAATGAATCAATCGTAACCATCCTATACGACACAACGAATATCCGAAAAGGACCCTCTACTTCTGATTCCATTGTAGCGAGAGCCAATCAAGGTGACACCTTCACCATTATAGAAAAGGTAAAGGATTGGTATAAGATAGCATTAGGTAATGGAAAAGAAGGGTATGTTGCAGGATGGATTGTGACGACGACCGGTTCTATTGGAAAAGTTGAAAAGCCTGGTATGAATCAATATTTAGAAGGAAAGACCATTGTCATTGATCCAGGGCATGGCGGAGCAGATAGTGGAGCAATTGGAGTAAAGGGAAATTTTGAAAAGACTTTAACACTCAGAACAGCCAAACTATTAGATGAAAAGCTTCGTGCAGCCGGTGCTAAAACCGTGGTCACACGAAGCCAAGATGTGTATGTAAGCTTAAGTAATCGTGTGAGTCTTTCTAACTATTATCAAGCAGACGCATTCTTGAGTCTTCATTATGATAGCACGGTATATCCATCTGCCAATGGTATAACTACATACTACTACGATAAATCAAAGGATTATAAATTAGCTGAAACGCTACAGTCAGAAATGATCAAACAGACATCATTCACAAACAGAGGAGTTAAGTATGGGAATCTTCAAGTATTAAGACAAAACAAGAGACCTTCTGCTTTACTAGAACTCGGGTTCTTAAGCAACATTTCGGAAGAAGCCCATGTGATGACTGCCACTTATCAAGATCGAGTCACAACTGCTATATTTAATGGATTAGCACAACAATTCAAATAA
- a CDS encoding histidine--tRNA ligase, giving the protein MAIQIPRGTQDILPGVVEKWQYIEEQARELCKRFNYKEIRTPVFEHTDLFQRGVGDTTDIVQKEMYTFEDRGGRSITLRPEGTASTVRSFVENKMFGLPDQPVKLYYIGPMFRYERPQSGRYRQFVQFGIEALGSADPAIDAEVISLAMEMYQGLGLKRLKLIINSLGDQESRIAHKNALVSHFTPHISEFCSDCQNRLETNPLRILDCKKDREHPLMETAPSILDYLNYESSTYFEKVQDYLRSMGISFVVDPRLVRGLDYYNHTAFEIMSDAEGFGAITTLSGGGRYNGLAKDLGGPETPGIGFALSIERLLLALQAEKIDLPIDTGIQCYVATLGEQAKKRSIQIVNELRKAGLSVETDYLDRKVKAQFKSADRLNAKFVIVIGDEELNRNVVSIKDLQAGTQEEVGLESLIGTIKGKLG; this is encoded by the coding sequence ATGGCAATTCAAATCCCAAGGGGAACACAAGATATCCTGCCTGGAGTAGTTGAGAAATGGCAATATATCGAAGAGCAGGCACGAGAATTATGTAAAAGATTTAATTATAAAGAAATCCGTACTCCAGTTTTTGAACATACAGATTTATTTCAAAGAGGCGTCGGGGATACAACAGATATCGTTCAAAAGGAAATGTACACATTTGAAGACAGAGGCGGCCGCAGCATTACATTACGTCCTGAAGGAACAGCATCTACTGTCCGTTCATTTGTTGAAAATAAGATGTTTGGCTTGCCGGATCAACCCGTAAAACTTTACTATATCGGTCCGATGTTTCGATATGAAAGACCACAATCGGGTCGCTATCGTCAATTCGTGCAGTTCGGAATTGAGGCGTTAGGAAGTGCAGATCCTGCTATTGATGCAGAAGTCATTTCACTGGCGATGGAAATGTATCAAGGTCTAGGTTTAAAGAGATTAAAGCTGATTATTAATAGTCTCGGTGACCAGGAGAGTAGAATTGCACATAAAAATGCACTTGTGTCTCACTTTACACCACACATTTCAGAGTTTTGCTCGGATTGTCAAAATCGACTTGAAACGAACCCTCTTCGAATTTTAGATTGTAAAAAAGATAGAGAACACCCATTAATGGAAACAGCACCGTCTATATTAGATTATCTAAATTATGAATCAAGCACTTACTTTGAAAAAGTTCAAGACTACTTACGTTCAATGGGCATTTCGTTTGTCGTTGATCCTAGACTAGTGCGGGGATTAGATTACTATAATCATACTGCATTTGAAATTATGAGTGATGCAGAAGGCTTTGGTGCAATCACAACACTAAGTGGTGGGGGTCGATATAACGGACTGGCAAAAGACTTAGGAGGTCCCGAAACACCTGGTATAGGATTTGCTCTTAGTATCGAAAGGTTATTGTTAGCACTTCAAGCAGAAAAGATTGATTTACCTATTGATACAGGCATTCAGTGCTACGTTGCTACGTTAGGTGAACAGGCAAAGAAGAGGAGTATACAGATTGTAAACGAACTGAGAAAAGCAGGGCTCTCTGTTGAAACAGATTACTTGGATCGAAAGGTGAAAGCACAGTTTAAAAGTGCAGACCGTCTGAACGCAAAATTCGTCATCGTCATTGGGGATGAAGAACTAAATCGAAATGTTGTATCCATAAAGGATCTTCAAGCTGGAACTCAAGAGGAAGTCGGACTCGAATCACTGATTGGTACAATTAAAGGAAAATTAGGATAA
- the aspS gene encoding aspartate--tRNA ligase — MERTHFCGDVTEHLIGQSVQLKGWVNKRRDLGGLIFIDLRDRAGIVQIVFNPDVSNEALKIAEGIRSEYVVAVEGKVIARSEQTINSNMKTGMIEVAAEKIEILNAAKTPPFAISDQTDVSEDIRLKYRYLDLRRPEMAETFKLRHNVTKAMRNFLDAEGFLEVETPILTKSTPEGARDYLVPSRVHPGEFYALPQSPQLFKQLLMVGGFERYYQVARCFRDEDLRADRQPEFTQIDIETSFMNQEEIIALMEKMMQQVVKGAKGIEISAPFPRMTYQEAMDRYGSDKPDTRFGMELMDVSDLVKESGFKVFSSAVQNGGQVKAINVKGGASDYSRKDIDALTEFASVYGAKGLAWLKAEAEGLKGPISKFFNEEEQAALTAALVVEENDLLLFVADKTTVVADALGALRLKLGKERKLIDESNYNFLWVTEWPLLEYDEEAGRYFAAHHPFTMPAREDLDKLSTDPGSVRAEAYDLVLNGYELGGGSLRIFERDIQEKMFETLGFSQEEAREQFGFLLEAFEYGTPPHGGIALGLDRLVMLLAGRSNLRDTIAFPKTASASDPLTDAPGAVSEQQLNDLHLKLNLKEK, encoded by the coding sequence ATGGAAAGAACACATTTTTGTGGTGATGTTACAGAACATCTAATCGGTCAGTCCGTTCAACTAAAGGGCTGGGTAAATAAACGTCGCGATCTGGGTGGATTAATTTTTATCGATTTACGTGACAGAGCTGGAATCGTACAAATTGTATTTAACCCGGATGTTTCGAATGAAGCACTGAAAATTGCCGAAGGAATTAGAAGCGAATATGTTGTAGCAGTTGAAGGGAAGGTCATTGCCAGATCTGAACAAACAATCAATTCCAACATGAAGACTGGGATGATAGAAGTTGCAGCAGAGAAAATTGAAATCTTAAATGCAGCAAAAACTCCTCCTTTTGCAATTTCTGATCAAACAGATGTCTCAGAGGACATTCGATTAAAATATCGTTATTTAGACTTAAGAAGACCTGAAATGGCGGAAACATTTAAGCTCCGTCATAACGTGACCAAGGCAATGAGAAACTTTTTAGATGCAGAAGGCTTTCTTGAGGTTGAAACACCAATCTTAACGAAGAGTACTCCAGAAGGAGCACGAGACTATTTAGTTCCTAGCCGTGTTCATCCAGGAGAATTTTACGCACTGCCACAATCACCACAATTATTCAAACAGCTACTTATGGTTGGTGGATTTGAACGTTATTATCAAGTGGCACGCTGCTTCCGTGACGAGGACTTACGTGCAGACCGACAGCCTGAGTTTACACAAATTGATATCGAAACATCATTTATGAACCAAGAAGAAATCATTGCTCTGATGGAAAAGATGATGCAGCAAGTAGTAAAAGGCGCCAAAGGTATCGAAATCTCAGCACCATTCCCAAGAATGACCTATCAAGAGGCAATGGACCGTTATGGTTCAGATAAACCAGATACGCGCTTTGGAATGGAATTAATGGATGTATCTGATTTAGTTAAAGAATCTGGCTTTAAAGTATTCAGCTCAGCTGTCCAAAATGGTGGTCAAGTCAAAGCAATCAATGTAAAAGGTGGAGCATCCGACTATTCTAGAAAAGATATTGATGCGTTAACAGAATTCGCTTCAGTTTATGGAGCAAAAGGATTAGCTTGGTTAAAAGCTGAAGCCGAAGGACTTAAAGGACCAATATCTAAGTTTTTTAACGAAGAAGAACAAGCTGCACTTACAGCTGCTCTAGTTGTAGAAGAAAATGACTTATTATTATTTGTTGCTGACAAAACAACTGTAGTAGCAGATGCATTAGGAGCTCTTCGTCTGAAATTAGGAAAAGAACGTAAATTAATTGATGAGTCAAACTATAACTTCCTTTGGGTAACAGAATGGCCATTGCTTGAATATGACGAAGAAGCTGGACGTTATTTCGCAGCTCACCATCCGTTCACGATGCCTGCCCGAGAAGACCTTGACAAACTTTCAACAGATCCTGGAAGTGTCCGTGCAGAGGCGTATGACCTTGTATTAAATGGATATGAGCTGGGTGGAGGTTCGCTTCGTATATTCGAACGTGACATTCAGGAAAAAATGTTCGAGACATTAGGCTTTTCACAAGAAGAGGCAAGAGAACAGTTTGGCTTCTTACTGGAAGCATTTGAATACGGGACACCTCCACATGGTGGAATTGCACTAGGACTAGACCGATTAGTCATGTTACTGGCTGGTAGAAGTAATTTAAGAGACACAATTGCCTTCCCTAAAACAGCAAGTGCGAGTGATCCGTTAACAGACGCACCAGGAGCCGTATCAGAGCAACAATTAAATGATCTCCACTTGAAGTTAAATCTAAAAGAAAAGTAA